The sequence CCTGCGAGCACCGCCCGGACTCCCCCACGCTCCGCCGCGTCCACGACTTCCTCAACGCGGAGGCGCGTCCCGAACCCCTCGCCACCCCCATTCGCGACCTGGCCGGCGTCATCGGCCGGCTCGAGACCTTTGGGGCGCGGCAGGAGGAACACCACCGCCGGATGCAGCTCCTCACCACGCAGCTGCAAGCGCAGGGGCGCCGTGTCCGCGGTGTGCACATGAGGGCGATCATCCTGGCCGCCCGCGCGATCCTGCCGCGCGAAAGCCAGGACGCCATCGCCCTGGAACACGCCGCTCGCCTCCCGCGCTACAAGGCGGACTACGAGCAGATCGTCCTCGCGGCGCGTGGTGTCGCAGCCACCACGGAGCCCTATCGTGACCAACTCGCGGCTGCGGGACTCGGCCCCGACTTCCTCACCAACCTCCTCGCCGCCGCCGACTCCCTCGTCGCACTCGTCGGCGCACGCGCCCTCGAACTCGAGCGGCGCATCGCGGCCACCGAGGGGGTGGAAACCGAGGCGCGGCGCGGGGTCGCCCTCACCCGCTTCCTCGACGTCCTCGTGCGCCCGACGCTGGAAGGGAATCCGTCACGCCTCGTCGAATGGGAGCGGGTCATCCGCCGCGCCCGTCCGCCGCAGCCCGCGGAACTCCCCGTGGCTCCCGGAGGTGAGTCAGCCCGGGCCGCGTAACGCGGCATGATGGTGTGGCATCGTGGGGAGGTGGCGCCGCCTCCCCACATGTCGCGCGGTTGCGGCCAGTCTCAATCCCCTGGCACCGGGTGCTCGAGCGCGTTTGAATGCGCTAGGACGAGAACCACCCGAATGCGCACCCGCGAGCTACGCCGCGGAGATGACGGCCTGGCTTAGCAGTGCCTGCCGAGCGAGCTCGAGCACCGCCACGGCGTGGTCCCGCGTGACCGACGGAAAGTCCGCGAGGAACTCGCCCAGTGGGTGCCCGCCTTCCACGTAATCGATGAGCGTGCGCACCGGCACTCGGGTCCCCGTGAAGCACGGTTCACCGCCCAGCCGATCCGGGTGCGTCGAGATGAGAGGAGTGGGCAGCATCGTCGGTCCCGGGCAGCTGCTTGGCGACTTTAGGAAATGGTAGCTCTCCCGGACTGGGATGGCAGCTCCCGAAGCTGCGGAAGTTCTCGCCACCAAGGCACCGCTCGGCCGGCCGCTGCCAGCCGACAAGGCGTTGATAGACATCGACTTGCGCATCCCGCCCACAACGCAGACAGATGCGTGCACCGCCGCGAGTCGAGGATGTTGTCTGTATTCCTGTGGTGTGGACTGGCAAGACCATGATGGGCATCGACTTAGCTGGCTCGATCACGGATTGTAAGTGCGATTGCCAATTTGTGGCGCACGGACTACCGTACCGCTATGATCGTCCGTGACGCCGCCTCACGACTCATCGAGCTCGCCCGCCTCTACCCGGTCGTCACCGTCACCGGGGCGCGACAATCCGGCAAGACCACGCTCTGCCGCTCGACCTTTCCCGCGCTCCCGTACGTCTCCCTGGAGCCGCTCGACACCCGGGAGTTCGCGCGGGTCGACCCACGCGGCTTTCTCGCCAGCTATCCCGCTGGCGCCATTATCGACGAAGTCCAGCGGGCTCCGGAGTTCACGAGCTACCTGCAGGCCGAGGTCGATGAGCGCCCAACGCCGGGACGTTTCATCCTCACGGGTTCGCAGAACCTCGCGGGCTCCGCCTCGGTCGCCCAGTCACTGGCGGGGCGAACGGGGGTGCTGGAGCTCTATCCGCCGAGTTGGGGCGAACTCCAGCGCTTCGCATCGCACCCGACCGCGTTGCTGGAGGTTCTGTGGAGCGGGGCCTATCCCCGAATCTTCGACCGCACCATACCGCCGCAGCAGTGGCTGGCAGACTATGTCGCGACCTACGTCCAGCGCGACGTGCGGCAGCTCCTCAACGTGGGTGACCTTCGGGCCTTCACGAACTTCGTGCGACTGGCCGCCGGCTCCACAGCCTGCGAGATCAACCTGTCGCGCCTCGGTGGCGACGCCGGGGTCTCGCACAACACGGTGAAGGCGTGGTTGTCAGTGCTGGAGGCGAGTTACCTCTTCTTTCGGCTCCCCGGGTGGCACACCAACGCGCGGAAGCAGGTCGTGAAGTCGCCGAAGCTCCACGTCATCGACAGCGGGCTCGCCTGCTACCTGCTGGGCATCCGGTCGCCCGAGCAGCTGCAGAGCCACCCGCAGCGTGGCGCGATCTTCGAGAGTTGGGTGGCGGCGGAGTTGCTGAAGCAGGGGGCACACGCGGGATCCGCCGTGTCGCTGTGGCATTACCGGGATGCGACCCGGCTCGAGGTGGACCTGGTGATTGATGCCCCCCCCGACGTGGTTCTGGTGGAGGCAAAGTCGGGAGCCACGGTGGCGAGCGACTTCACCGACGGCGTGGAGCGGCTGGCCCACTCGCTTGAGCCATCGATGCCGTCAGGACGCATGCGTCGCGCGGTGGTGTATGGCGGCGACGCGGCACAGCGACGTGGCGCGACGGAGATTGTGCCATGGCGGGCGATCGATTCAGTGGACTGGATTCGGAAAGCAGGGCACGCACCTTAAGCCGGCGAGGCGCATGCGAACGAGGGGCGACTCTTCGAGCCCTTGGGGCTGAACGCCCATGCCTACGATCCCCCAGTGGTCACGTGTGCATGGGAGCACAGATGCTGGCAAGTGGCGACCCTTGACACATCGGATCCTCGACACAGAACGTCGGGGGCCAGACGCATGCCGACGTTTGTGACATCGCAAGACGCAAGATGTCGACGCCGCCCACGTACCCGCTAACCGATACGCCGTACCCTCCACATCCACCATGCTTCTCCCGGAAACGACACGCCGAATGGCGACGAGCGCCATCGTCATGATTCTCGTCACGGCGGCCTTCCAGGCATCGGGACACTCGGGTGCCCTACTTGAGAACGACTGGCTTCCCCCGCTCGTCGCCGGGAGCTACGTCCTGCCGTACCTGCCGAGGGGACGACCGATACTTGGCGGAGTTCTGGTCCACGGCGGGCACGCTCCGCATCGCGCCCCCGGATGCTCCGAATGATGTCGTCCTCGACTTCGGGTATCTCGTCAGGCGCACCAGGACGGGAGGCACTCCAACCCACCAGCATGCGCACGAGACGTTAACGGCGCACCGCGTAGGCACGTCCACGCATCCCACTCGTCTTGATGGCGTTTTCGAGAGTGGAGCATCATACGGACCGCTTCATCCCGGCCGCACGAAAGGGAAGTCCGTAAGTACCAGGATTAGCGAGCGCGCGTTCCTGGAAGCAAAGGCCAGGCACGATGGCCTGCGCCGAGACGTGCTGGGCCACGGATGATCCGTGGCGGTCATCTCGTGGTGGCTGCAGACGTGACGCACGTCGGCGCGTCTTCCGTGATCTCACGAGAGGTCGCGAAAGACGTCCTCATCTGGAACGCGCGCCGGGTGTTCGGACGAGGGCCTGTTCCGCCATCGCCAGGTGCGCCGGACCATCCACACCAAGCTTCGCACACAACGCGAGGAACGCCGCGCGCCGCGCCGCACCATCGTCCGTATTGAACGCGAGGTACATCGGCCGAAGCGACCAGTCATACCGCGAATCGACAATCCCATGAATCGCCGCGAGCGTCGCGGCGAAGTGATACGCCATCTCCCCGCCGGCACGCAGCAACCCCCCAAACATCGCCTGCACCACCACGGGGGGATGGAACCCGATCACCAGGTCGAGCACCTCGGTGCGTCCGGCAAAGGGGGCGGCCTCGCCGAGTGCTGCCAGGATCGTGTCGGTGCGTGTGGCGTCGTCGATCAACGCGGGAGCGCGCGACAGCACAGCCAACCGCACCTCGATATCTCCCGCATGCACGGCTCGGCGCAGCGTCTCTTGCGCGGTCGGAGTGTCGAGCGCTGCGAGAGCTTCCACGTCGCGCCAGCCCGACGGGGGCGTCAGCTGTCGCTCCACCAGGCGCTGGCTTTCGGCCGAAAGCGAGGCGAGAGCTTCGAGGTCGTACCCCGTTCCCTCCTTCCATCGGTCGTAATCGATCTGCTTGCTCTCGGCGAAGCGCTGCCAGGCGTCCGCGTCTCCACTGCGATCGTGATCGAGGCCAGGGTGTCGCAACACGTCCGACGTCGCCGATGGCTCGCTGTCGCGCGGTGCGGCGACAAACGGCGGAGGGCGCAACGAGGCGCGGATGGCGTCCATGTCCGGATACTCCGCGTCGGTGGGGTTCGGCGCCTCGAGGATCCAGTACCGGCGGTCGGCATCGGTGAATTCCCCGGATGACGTCGACCCGTGGCGGTCAAAGAAGTGTAGGCCGTCACCGCTCTCGCGCGGCCGCGTCGTCACCTGACGCGCCAACTTGAAGTAGGCACCGATCGGTGGCGCCGGATGCGAGTGCCCCACCTCGATGATCGTGTTGCCCGCGTCCAGCTCGGCATCGAGCAGCGCGCGGAGCACGCGGGGCATCGCATCAGCGTCTGCTTGATCTTCCTGCGCGATGCGTGCAGGTCGCTTCATGGCCGAGTTCCACCGGGTCATCGGTTTGGGAAAGCCGCGCCGTGTCCGGGCGCAAAGCTACGCGCCGCACTCGGCGTGCCCCAGCACCCCTTGCACCTCTGAGGGCGGCCATACTAAACTGAACCGTATGGTTCAGTTTCGCAGAGCCCACCTCGACACTTCGTTCGCCGCCCTCTCGGACGCCACCCGACGCGGCGTCCTGGAACGGCTGGGACAGGCCGACGCCTCCATCACGGAACTGGCCGAGCAGTTCCGGATGAGCCTGACCGGCATGAAGAAGCATGTCGGCGTACTGGAGCAGGCCGGCCTCGTCACCACCCAGAAGATCGGGCGGGTGCGCACTTGCTCGCTCGGCGAGCGCCGGCTCGAGGCCGAAACCGCGTGGATTGAGCGGTACCGCCAGCTCTGGGATGCACGCTTCAACGAGTTGGACCAGGTCGTGGCCGAGTTGCAGCAGAAGCACCGCGTCGATGGCAAGTGAAACACCCCGTGAATCCTCTCTCTTAGCCCTCATCACATGAAGCACACCACCGCCATCGAGCGCACGTCCGATCGCGAGATCGTCGTCACGCGCACCTTCAACGCCCCGGCGCACGTCGTGTTTGAGGCGTGGAGCAACCCCGAACTGTTCCAGCGTTGGTGGACCCCGAAGTCGTTCGGGATCACCTTCGTCTCCTGCGAGGCCGATGTGCGCACCGGGGGCACGTACCGCTTCCTGTTCACGCACGCGTCGCTCGAGCAGCCGATGGCCTTCTTCGGCCGCTACATCGAGGTCACGCCCCCGTCGCGCATCGTCTGGACAAACGAGGAAACACCGGGTGGCCCCGTGTCCACCGTGACCTTCGAGGACCGGGGTGGCACGACCCTCCAGGTCCTCAGCGAGCTGTATCCCTCCAAGGAAGCGCTTGACGAGGCCCTTGCCACCGGCAGCTCGGGCACGAATGGCGCGCCGGAGCAGTTCGAGCAGCTGGACCTCGTGCTCGTCACCCTGGTCGCGTCATAGGGGCTATCCCGGCCCCAGCCGTCCGTCCAGCGCGACACCAGATCGACGTCGCCGTCGTGCTGGACTGGGCTCACCACGGTGATGCACCATATTGTTTCTCCATGGGCGTTCACCAGCGCGACTATATCCTGCGGCTCATCGAGCGCATCGCCGCCGTCCTCGCGCGCGCGATGCGCCGCAAGAACGAGGGCGACGCCGCCGGCGCGCGCGGCGATCTCGCCCAGGCCACCACGGACCTACTCGGCCCCGCTGGCCAGATGGTCCCGTATGTGGACGTGCGCACCGCGGTCGACCTGCTGTCGGACGCGGAGCGCGTGTGGCTCTATGCGCGCCTGCTCGATGCCGATGCGGAGCTGCAGGACTCGCTTGGAGTGG comes from Gemmatimonadota bacterium and encodes:
- a CDS encoding SRPBCC family protein; the encoded protein is MKHTTAIERTSDREIVVTRTFNAPAHVVFEAWSNPELFQRWWTPKSFGITFVSCEADVRTGGTYRFLFTHASLEQPMAFFGRYIEVTPPSRIVWTNEETPGGPVSTVTFEDRGGTTLQVLSELYPSKEALDEALATGSSGTNGAPEQFEQLDLVLVTLVAS
- a CDS encoding ATP-binding protein, whose translation is MIVRDAASRLIELARLYPVVTVTGARQSGKTTLCRSTFPALPYVSLEPLDTREFARVDPRGFLASYPAGAIIDEVQRAPEFTSYLQAEVDERPTPGRFILTGSQNLAGSASVAQSLAGRTGVLELYPPSWGELQRFASHPTALLEVLWSGAYPRIFDRTIPPQQWLADYVATYVQRDVRQLLNVGDLRAFTNFVRLAAGSTACEINLSRLGGDAGVSHNTVKAWLSVLEASYLFFRLPGWHTNARKQVVKSPKLHVIDSGLACYLLGIRSPEQLQSHPQRGAIFESWVAAELLKQGAHAGSAVSLWHYRDATRLEVDLVIDAPPDVVLVEAKSGATVASDFTDGVERLAHSLEPSMPSGRMRRAVVYGGDAAQRRGATEIVPWRAIDSVDWIRKAGHAP
- a CDS encoding winged helix-turn-helix transcriptional regulator: MVQFRRAHLDTSFAALSDATRRGVLERLGQADASITELAEQFRMSLTGMKKHVGVLEQAGLVTTQKIGRVRTCSLGERRLEAETAWIERYRQLWDARFNELDQVVAELQQKHRVDGK
- a CDS encoding DUF433 domain-containing protein — protein: MLPTPLISTHPDRLGGEPCFTGTRVPVRTLIDYVEGGHPLGEFLADFPSVTRDHAVAVLELARQALLSQAVISAA